The Pirellulaceae bacterium region ACCAGAGGCTGCCACAATCTCTTTGTGCAGCTCCATCGGTTGACCGGGGTTCAAGTTTGCGGGAAACATGTCGTACCAACCTGTGTATTGTCGGTAAATCCCGTTGACACTCCACGCCACCCGACCATAGCGCTCGGCCAAGTACGGTTTTTTCGCCAGGTGTTCAGGCAACTGGACTTGAGTTCGCGTTTCCGCTAGGCTCATCCCCTGGTTGATGCAGCGTACTGTCTCGTCATGAACATGGCGGATCGCCTGGGCGTAATGTCCCAGCGTCTCCTTGATAAGCGGCGTGCCTTGCAGCGGTTGCGTATGCGAAGGCACTAAAAACTCAGGTTCCAATTTGGCCATTCGCTCGAGCGATTCCGCCCACTGGATGACTGGCCGGTCGTGCTTCATAGGACTGGAGAGCATTGGAAAACTATGGTAGTACAAGTCGCCAGGGAACAGGACACGCTGCTGCGGCAACCAAACCATCAAGTGATCGTCTGTTTCTCCGGTGGTATGGTACAACTCCAATGGAATACCGCCCACTTCAAACTTATACTCAGCGTCAAACGTCATGGTAGGCCGCATATAGCCGATCGTGGGACGGTTCGGATCCAGCGCGAGTTCTAAGGTAACGTCCTTGTGCTTGAGACCTGCGCCAAACTGAATTGCGTTCAGTCGTCGGTTGTAGTTGCGTAGCGCCTGAAATCTGAACAACTCGCGGTCGTGATTGGCTTGGGCAATAATATTCAGCGAACTCTTATCACGCGGGCGAAACGCTATGGCACCATTGATATGGTCGCCATGAAAATGTGTGTAGATGATATAGCGCACAGGCAATTGAGTAATTTGCTGCAACGCTCTCAGCGCCGCCTGTGCCGCATCGGGACTTTCTGTGGTATCGATGACCACGACGCAATCCGATGTAATCACAAACATGGTGTTGCCCAGCGCGTAGCCCGACGCACAGTACACCTGGTCGGTGACACGCACCAATTCCGGCTTTTCGCCGCGCAACTGCCCCACTGCGACTGCGGGAGCAACCGCCGTCATCATTAGTAGTAACCAACTGATTCCGTAGCTGCGCATCGAGTAGACTCCAATCTGACTGGCCAACGAACCACCTCGATCCCACATTCAACCTCTGAGCATTGACTTGGCGAGCATATCGACCGAGGCCCAGAATCGCATAGTATTCGTGATTGTGGTAGCCGAGGGAGCGTCTGTCAATCTATTGCGACTACTCGATCTGTGTAAGGTTCTATACTGACGGCATCAACCCACAGGCGCGAGCATAGTCACCGACCACCGCATCAAGGGGACGCTGCTAGACGATCGACAGTCAGAGCAGACGAGTTATCATACACCACTGGCGGATTGGCACCGAATTGCCAACGCTGGCACGACCTGAGTACTGGGTGTTCGATTGCGAAGACTCATTTACCACGAAGAATGCTCAACCGGGTCACGTGTGGTTATTTTATTAGAAAAGCGAGTTCGGCTTGATGGTTTCAGACGAATACTTACGCGTTACTGAGTTCTTGGACTACGATCATCCCGCAGTCGCAGAGTATGCGCGGAGACATGCTCAAGGCGCTGAATCACCTCGTCAGCAGATCGTGCAACTCTACTATGCTGTGCGGGATGGTTTCCTGTACAACCCGTATGTGCTGGACCTGCGACGCACGGGGTTGAAGGCCAGCACGTTGTTGACTCGCCACAGCGGCTATTGCATCGAAAAAGGCATCTTGTTGGCCGCCTGTGCGCGAGCGCTCGGCATTCCCAGCCGACTGAGCTTCTACATCGTCCGCAATCATATCGGAACTGAAAAACTCGAACGGCTACTGAAAAAAGACTATCTGGTCTTCCACGGAGCCGCTGAATTGCTCTTGGACGATCGGTGGATCAAAACCACTCCGGCATTCAACAGCACTTTGTGCCGCTACCTGGGTGTAGACGCGCTAGAATTCGACGGAACGCAGGATGCCATCTTTCAGCCGTATGACAGCCGAGGCAATGTGTTTATGACCTACCTCCACGACTACGGCGCGTTTAGTGACATGCCGTACGAACTATACCTCAGTGAGCTGCGATCCCACTATCAGGATGCTTTGGCCAACAAGCGGTATGAGCGCGAGCCTTTGGTCTACGATTTTACGTGCACAGATGCCTAGGCTTCGTCGGCGACCGCTTGGCGGAGGTTTTGGATGTAGCTGGAGATGGAATGATCAGCCACATGGTCGAATCGGCCTTGCCGCAGTGTGAGGTAGAATCCCAGCCATCGATCGCGGAACTTATTCCATCTGGTGTATTCGCGGACCTGTCCGTAGGCGTTCATGTAGAGTTCTCGGCCGCTGTGACTGTATCCTAACCAACGCGGCGGCAGACGAGTCACGATGTCGTTGTTGTTGACCCAGCGATAGTGATTCAGCTTGACAAAATTAATGAATTTTCGATTCCCGACGCGTGGACTACCGAAAGAGAATAGACCCTTCGGGTTAGACGGTATTGGCGACAAGACGCAGCGACCCGCGCTGATAATGGCCAAGGCGCCGCCCAACGAATGACCGCAAAACCACAACGGCTTTTGGTTGTCTTTCAGCAGTTTCTCAAGCGGTTGCCACAGCAGATCCACTTCGCGCTTGAATCCTCGGTGGACGCGACCGAGCGTTTCGGCGATTACGAGTACAGCATCGGAACTGGCTCGAATGTCCTCCAGATTCTCTGGCTCCGTTCCACGAAAGACGACAATGCAGTCGTACTGGGTCGTCAGCAAGTATGCCTGTGCATTGTCCTGTTCTAAAAAGTCCAACGACTGGAAGCCGGCCGCTTGGGATGAAGCGGTAATTTGATCGGGTAGTCCATAGGCAACTTGCGATAATTCAGCGAATAACAGGCTTTGCTGCAACAGAGTTAAGTCGGAGATTGGCCCAGTCAGTGGTTGGCTGATTAATGGAAGCAGCGGCTGTGCTTGGTGGGCATTGGGGTGCTGGACGATCGCCATACGATGTTGGCCTCCGCACTGGCAGCATTCCTTGACCGCGTTTGCGGTTCAGCAGCGCTTTTATGGATTAGCCTCGCTTGCTGAGCGGCACTAGATCTCGCTTGGTTTCACCGGTATAAATCTGTCGCGGACGGCCAATCTTTGGAGATGGTGACTGATGCATTTCCACCCAATGCGCGATCCAACCCGGTAAACGACCGATGGCGAACAACACCGTGAACATTTGGGTAGGTAACCCCATGGCGCGGTAGATGATTCCCGAATAGAAATCGACATTTGGATACAGTTGTCGTTCTTTGAAATAGTCGTCATTCAATGCGACCTCTTGCAGTTCCTGGGCCACTTCGAAGAGCGGCTCATTCAAGTTCAATCGTTGCAGCAGTTTGTCGCACGCGCGTTTAATAATGGTCGCACGGGGATCGAAATTCTTGTAAACACGGTGCCCGAAGCCCATCAGGCGGAAGCCATCGGCCTTATCTTTGGCCTTGTCCACATACTTCTTGACGTTGCCGCCATCAGCCACGATGCTCTCCAACATATTGATGCAGGCTTCATTGGCTCCGCCGTGCAATGGTCCCCACAGGGCGCAAATACCGGCTGAAATGGACGCAAATAGATTGGCGTTCGATGAACCCACCATGCGGACGGTTGATGTGCTGCAATTTTGTTCATGATCAGCATGGCAAATCAACAGCAAATTCAGCGCCTCAACAAACACCGGATCCGGTTCGTATGCTTGGGTGGGCACCGCAAACATCATCTGCAAGAAATTTTCGCAATAAGCCAAGTCATTGCGCGGGTAGTTGAACGGTTGCCCAATCGACTTCTTATAGCTATACGCGGCGATTGTAGGCAGCTTGGCCATCAAGCGGTGAATCGAGATTTGAGCCTGTTGAGGGTCGTGTGGATCGAGCGAATCTTGATAGAAGGTAGATAACGCACCGACCACAGACGACAGAATCGCCATCGGATGCGCATCGCGCGGGAAGCCGTTGTAAAACGATTTCATGTCCTCGTGCAACATCGTATGCTGCTGAATGGCATCGCGAAACTTTGCCAATTGCTGCGCCGTCGGCAGTTGGCCGTAGATTAACAAATAGGATGCTTCCACGAAGTCGCAATGCTCGGCAATTTGTTCAACGGGATAGCCGCGATAACGCAGTATGCCTTGCTCACCATCCAAAAAGGTGATGGCACTGAGCGTACTGCTAGTGTTCACGTACCCCTCGTCGATAGTGATAAATCCGGAATCCCGACGGAGATTGGAGATATTGATGGCTTTTTCGCCCTCGGTTCCGACCACTACAGGCAGAATCAATTCTTTGCCGTCCAGAACCAGCCGGGCGGACGTCCCTTCCTTGAGGCTGGGCTTCGTAGCAGTTGTCATCTAGCAACTCCAAATTCGCGTTATTTGCAATTTCTGGTGTATCACACAGAACGAACAGCGGTAGTTTACCTGTTCGCGCGCCAGCCGACAATTCGGCGTCGCTGGTCAGCCAACCAATTTCCGATGCGCCGGGTGACTCGCAGCACTTGGACCATCTGGGCAAAGGAAAGGGATCGGCAACCCCATGCATGTAACGCGTGTGATGTTAGGCTGGCGTTACGCTATCGAACACCCCCGGCAGGATTCGAACCTGCGACCGACGGATTAGAAATCCGTTGCTCTATCCAACTGAGCTACGAGGGCACTATCAAGTGCGGTTCATTTCTGTTGGCTAACTGCCCCGCCGAATCTAGCATTCGGGAAAGGGATTGCCCAGGCCCGTTTCAATGATTGTCAAGGCGAATCGGAGCAGTTAATGACATCGTCCATGGTACTGAAACCAGTTGCCGCCAATCGCTTTTCCCTGGCGGCTGGCGAGAGTTGCCGCAATTGATTTACACCGTATGGATAGTAATACGGCTTGGCTAGGTTCGCCCTGAGGGGCATAATAAATTCGGTATTTTACGGAGGTCTATCCGCCAACGATCTGGTTTCAGCTACGGAATTCGCCGCCTATGCACAATTTTGCTCGCCTGGGAACTCTGGGGATCGTGGCCATCGTCGCCCTGCGACTGGCTATTGGCTGGCACTTTTTCATGGAAGGTGCCGATAAAGTCAAGTCCGGCAAGTTTTCATCGGAGGGGTTCCTAAAATCGGCTGACGGGCGTTTGGCCG contains the following coding sequences:
- a CDS encoding citrate synthase produces the protein MTTATKPSLKEGTSARLVLDGKELILPVVVGTEGEKAINISNLRRDSGFITIDEGYVNTSSTLSAITFLDGEQGILRYRGYPVEQIAEHCDFVEASYLLIYGQLPTAQQLAKFRDAIQQHTMLHEDMKSFYNGFPRDAHPMAILSSVVGALSTFYQDSLDPHDPQQAQISIHRLMAKLPTIAAYSYKKSIGQPFNYPRNDLAYCENFLQMMFAVPTQAYEPDPVFVEALNLLLICHADHEQNCSTSTVRMVGSSNANLFASISAGICALWGPLHGGANEACINMLESIVADGGNVKKYVDKAKDKADGFRLMGFGHRVYKNFDPRATIIKRACDKLLQRLNLNEPLFEVAQELQEVALNDDYFKERQLYPNVDFYSGIIYRAMGLPTQMFTVLFAIGRLPGWIAHWVEMHQSPSPKIGRPRQIYTGETKRDLVPLSKRG
- a CDS encoding MBL fold metallo-hydrolase, coding for MASQIGVYSMRSYGISWLLLMMTAVAPAVAVGQLRGEKPELVRVTDQVYCASGYALGNTMFVITSDCVVVIDTTESPDAAQAALRALQQITQLPVRYIIYTHFHGDHINGAIAFRPRDKSSLNIIAQANHDRELFRFQALRNYNRRLNAIQFGAGLKHKDVTLELALDPNRPTIGYMRPTMTFDAEYKFEVGGIPLELYHTTGETDDHLMVWLPQQRVLFPGDLYYHSFPMLSSPMKHDRPVIQWAESLERMAKLEPEFLVPSHTQPLQGTPLIKETLGHYAQAIRHVHDETVRCINQGMSLAETRTQVQLPEHLAKKPYLAERYGRVAWSVNGIYRQYTGWYDMFPANLNPGQPMELHKEIVAASGGPLALLNHAQQAQEQGRLQLALELLTIVLNADLSNTRARVQAASVLRGLAEQSTNNVERNVYLLAAQEHEEQMSLTK
- a CDS encoding lipase family protein, with translation MAIVQHPNAHQAQPLLPLISQPLTGPISDLTLLQQSLLFAELSQVAYGLPDQITASSQAAGFQSLDFLEQDNAQAYLLTTQYDCIVVFRGTEPENLEDIRASSDAVLVIAETLGRVHRGFKREVDLLWQPLEKLLKDNQKPLWFCGHSLGGALAIISAGRCVLSPIPSNPKGLFSFGSPRVGNRKFINFVKLNHYRWVNNNDIVTRLPPRWLGYSHSGRELYMNAYGQVREYTRWNKFRDRWLGFYLTLRQGRFDHVADHSISSYIQNLRQAVADEA
- a CDS encoding transglutaminase family protein, which codes for MVSDEYLRVTEFLDYDHPAVAEYARRHAQGAESPRQQIVQLYYAVRDGFLYNPYVLDLRRTGLKASTLLTRHSGYCIEKGILLAACARALGIPSRLSFYIVRNHIGTEKLERLLKKDYLVFHGAAELLLDDRWIKTTPAFNSTLCRYLGVDALEFDGTQDAIFQPYDSRGNVFMTYLHDYGAFSDMPYELYLSELRSHYQDALANKRYEREPLVYDFTCTDA